The following coding sequences lie in one Apium graveolens cultivar Ventura chromosome 3, ASM990537v1, whole genome shotgun sequence genomic window:
- the LOC141713107 gene encoding isoaspartyl peptidase/L-asparaginase: MGWAIALHGGAGDIPMNLPPERRQPREEGLRRALEVGVSALKSHASALDAVELVVRELENNPNFNAGKGSVLTSNGSVEMEACIMDGNTKNCGAVSGLSTVVNAISLARLVMEKSPHIYLGFAGAEAFAQEQGAETVDPSHFITVENIERLNQAKDANRVQIDYTPPFQATNEKDTAVPEGDQIGTVGCVAVDSHGNLATATSTGGLVNKMVGRIGDTPIIGAGTYANSYCAVSATGKGEAIIRGTIARDVAALMEYKNLSLKDAASQVVKCSPEGTTGLVAVSATGKIDMPFNTTGMFRACATEDGHTEVAIWPSL; this comes from the exons ATGGGTTGGGCCATCGCTTTACACGGCGGCGCCGGGGATATTCCGATGAACCTGCCACCGGAACGCCGGCAGCCACGAGAAGAAGGGCTCCGACGTGCCCTTGAAGTGGGTGTTTCTGCACTCAAGTCGCATGCCTCTGCATTGGATGCTGTTGAACTTGTG GTACGTGAACTAGAGAATAATCCAAACTTCAATGCCGGTAAAGGGTCTGTTCTTACCAGCAATGGCAGTGTTGAAATGGAAGCTTGTATAATGGATGGTAATACAAAGAATTGTGGAGCTGTTTCTGGTCTCAGTACTGTTGTTAATGCCATATCTCTAGCAAGGTTGGTCATGGAGAAAAGTCCTCATATATATCTAGGGTTTGCTGGTGCAGAGGCATTTGCACAAGAACAA GGGGCTGAAACTGTTGATCCAAGCCATTTCATTACTGTGGAAAACATAGAGAGACTAAATCAAGCAAAAGATGCGAACAGGGTTCAG ATTGATTACACACCACCTTTTCAAGCCACAAACGAGAAAGACACTGCAGTTCCTGAAGGAGACCAAATTGGAACAGTTGGATGTGTGGCAGTCGATAGTCATGGAAACTTGGCTACTGCAACTTCAACCGGTGGATTAGTCAATAAGATGGTAGGAAGAATTGGGGATACACCCATCATCGGTGCAGGAACATATGCAAACAGTTATTGTGCTGTCTCTGCGACTGGCAAAGGCGAAGCAATAATACGTGGTACAATTGCAAGAGATGTTGCTGCTCTTATGGAGTACAAAAATCTTTCTTTGAAGGACGCAGCATCTCAAGTCGTGAAGTGTTCCCCAGAAGGCACTACTGGCTTAGTTGCTGTATCGGCCACAGGGAAAATAGATATGCCATTCAATACAACAGGCATGTTCAGAGCTTGTGCTACTGAAGATGGACATACAGAAGTTGCAATATGGCCTTCTCTGTGA
- the LOC141714821 gene encoding serine/threonine-protein phosphatase 7 long form homolog, which produces MTICLPVNGHTLIADDIPGPSDILLDLVASIFCTPPPSTCLIGARISCSFFSSLTPRILPETVSLDEVMHRTRCYLVHLIAGVLFTDIFGGCINPKYLLFLRDLDSCGEYAWGAVVLAFLYRELCKGCKTDKEEVAGCLLLLQLWAWERLPTLTPIPTDSTLHHSPIFDDQLAGPHGDRWLVSLSYKEMVGRTLSVYRTVLDELAASNFIWQPYSTDIIDSLPPCFLAGCDI; this is translated from the exons GCCTCCCTGTGAATGGGCACACTCTTATCGCTGATGATATCCCCGGACCTAGCGATATTTTGCTTGATTTAGTTGCCTCTATATTTTGTACTCCACCTCCTTCGACTTGCCTTATTGGAGCCAGGATTTCGTGTTCTTTCTTCTCTTCTCTTACTCCGCGGATTCTTCCGGAGACTGTATCATTAGATGAGGTTATGCATCGCACTAGGTGCTATCTTGTTCATCTTATTGCTGGTGTGCTTTTTACTGATATTTTTGGAGGTTGTATTAATCCAAAGTACCTACTTTTTCTTCGGGACTTGGATTCATGTGGTGAGTATGCTTGGGGAGCTGTTGTCCTTGCATTCTTGTACAGAGAGCTATGTAAGGGTTGCAAGACAGACAAAGAGGAGGTTGCTGGATGTCTTTTGTTGCTTCAGTTATGGGCATGGGAGAGGTTGCCTACTCTTACTCCAATCCCCACAGACTCGACATTACATCATTCTCCTATTTTTGATGATCAGCTTGCGGGTCCACACGGAGACAG GTGGCTTGTTAGTCTTTCTTATAAAGAGATGGTTGGTCGTACACTTTCTGTTTATCGTACAGTTCTAGATGAGCTTGCAGCATCTAACTTTATATGGCAGCCTTATTCTACGGATATCATTGATTCTTTACCTCCTTGTTTCTTGGCTGGTTGTGATATCTAG